ACGCCTCGCGGAAAGCGAGGATCCTGAAACGGAAATCAACCACTCCTAAGAGTAACAAAGGTTACGAAAACAGCCTTATTTTTTCAGCCAGTACGAGCTTCCGTCTGCTTTCCTGTCCAGAAATCCATAGGCAATCATGTATCTTCTCAAGGTAACGTAGTCATGATAAACCGTCTTCAGGATTTCATTGACGTCTTTTTCGGTGTACGTTGTATCAGAAGAAAATAATGAAGTGATTTCCCGCAAAACAACAAGCTTTTGCTTTTCTTTTGACGGAAACGCCTTAAGAGCCGTTGTTCCTTCAATAAAGAACTTTTTCACCATCTTCTCCTTCTCTTCTTTTGTCACGTTATACCGGTCATCAATCATCGTCGCTGTCTGATGGGGTGCGATCATTGGGGGCGCATGCTGATCCTTTTCCTTCAGCAGCTCCATCATCGTCAGCAGCATTTTCGCCTGACGCTCTTTTTCTTTCAGCACAAAACGGTGGTTCCTGATGGTTGACGTGCTGCTAACCTCCATTTCCTGCTTGATTTCCTCATCGCTTTTTCCTTCATAAAAAAGCCGGAGAAGCCGGTTCTGGTGATCGGTTAAGCCTGTCAGTTTCTTATTGAGTCCGATCAAATATTCAAAAACCGAACAGTGATCACGGCCGATATGAAGAGTCATATATTTTTCCGCTTCGTAAAGTACATCATTTTCGGGATAGATGATTCCTTTTTCAATGATGTTCCCGCATAAAAGGCAAACAAAGTGATGATGTTCTTCTACATAACCCTTTTTCAAATCTTCCAATGACGCTTCCCAAAACAAATCCGATATCAACATATTGCAAACAACCCCTATAAAAGTTTATTTATTTACAAACATAATATTATTCTGTTTGTTATTCGTCAATAAATTCAATGTAAAAAAATTCAAAACAAAAAACCTTCCGGAAAACGCGTTTCCAGAAGGCTTTATATATATTACCAAACAAACAATCCGACAAGCATTGCACTCAGCAGTGATACGGCCATTCCGCTGACGAGCAGCTTCCAGACGTTTTTGCCTATGATCGTTGATTTTTCTTCTCCTAAAATGGAGTTGTACGTTCCGTAGATCATACCAACTGTACTGAAGTTCGCAAACGATGTTAAGAACGTTGTCGCAACAGCAATCGTATGCGGAGGCAAGTTGTTAAGCTGATTTTTCAAGTCCATCATCGCCACAAACTCATTGGTTGCTAGCTTGATTCCCATCAATTTTGCGACATACATTGCATCATGAACCGGAAGCCCTAGTAAAAAGGCAAACGGGCTGAAGATGAACGAGAAGATTTTTTGAATCGTAAGTCCATTGATAAAGAATCCAAGAATTCCGTTCAAAGCGGACGTCAGCGCCACGTAACCGATCACCATCGCAAGGATGACAATGACCATGCGGATCCCGACAAGCATACTGTTAGAGATCGTAGAGAAGAAATCCTTCTTCTCTTCTTTTGGCGGAACATAGACGACATCTTCCTCTTTTGCCACGTCTACCGGATGCAGAATGCTTGCGAGCAGCAAGGCATTCAAACAGTTGAGAGGAATAGCCGCAAACACATATGTTGCCGGCACCATCGTCAAATACGCTCCAATAATGGACCCGCTGATACTGCTCATGCTCATCAGTCCGAACGTCAGCAGCCTGTGTTGTTTGAGCACGACCAGCTGCTGGCGGATCACCGCAAGTGCTTCTGTATTTCCAAGGAACATCATCTGTATGGAGAAAAAGCTTTCAAGCTTCGGCAGCCCTGAAATTTTTGAGATGACCCAGCCAACCTTATCGATAATCCACGTTAAGATTCCAAAATAAGAAAGAATATCAAAGAACGTAACGACGAAAATAATAGGAAGAAGAGCACTAAAGAAGAAATCGATGTTCTTATTTGCCATAACGGAAGGAAATACAAAGGCCGTTCCGTCGTTTGCACAGGCAATGAGCCAAGAAAAAAATGACGCAAACTGATCAATCACTTTTGTTCCAATTTTTGTACCAAGCATGAACCACGTAATAAGCAATTCAACCGCAAAAAGAATCCCTATGGATTTCCATTTTACGTTCTTTCGATTCGGAGAACATAAATAAACAACTCCGACCACAACCAGCACACCTAACAGATTCATCAAAAAATACAAGTCCAACCACTCCCGTTGTATGTTTTTCCGTATATAAAATGCCCTTATTTCCCTACTTTCAGCCAAATTGGACAGAAAGCATGAAAATAAGAGCAATACACGTTGTCATACAGCAGAGCAAAGTCCGGAAAAGTGATCGGTCTTGCTCCGTGTTGAGATCGAGACTCTTTTTTTAATTTCACGCTTCCCTGTAGTCCGGCATTTGACGGCTGCCAGGTAGAAACTATCAGACCGATTGATTGTACTGATATTATACAAGGATACTATTTTAGTCTTTAGGAATAAAGGTCATTTTAATATATCAACATTCTTTTTACAATGGAGGGACGAAAAGTTTTATTTTAAAAATAATTTCGAATTAATGAAAAACGATTGTCTTGTTTTCGTGAACAATCACCCGGTCCTGCAGATGCCAGTTTACCGCCCGGGCAAGTACACTGCGCTCAACGGAACGGCCGATTCTCTTAAGATCCTCCGCATTATGATGATGGCTGACCCGCTCCACTCCCTGCTCAATGATCGGACCTTCGTCCAAATCGTTGGTCACATAGTGAGAGGTCGCACCAATCAGCTTCACTCCCCTTCCGTACGCCCGTTCATACGGCTTGGCACCAATAAACGCCGGCAGGAAGGAGTGATGAATATTGATGATCCGGTTCGGGTGCTTCGATACAAAATCCGGCGTCAAAATCTGCATGTAACGTGCTAGGACGATAAGCTCAATTTGATACTCTTCCAAAAGCTGCAGCTGTTTCTCTTCCACTTCTTTACGGATGTCCTTGTTGGCCGGTATGTAATGGTAGGGTATGCCGAGCGATTCGACAAGCGTTCTTGAATCCTCATGATTGCTGACCACAAGGGCAATTTCCGCGTCTAGTTCTCCGCTCTGATACTCCCACAACAGCTCGAGCAGACAGTGTGGTTCTTTTGAAACAAAGATAGCCGTCTTCTTTAGTTGGGATGCCAGCGAGAGGCGCCAGTCCATTTCGAAACTTTCGGCGATTGCGGTAAAAGCCTCTTTTAGATTTGGAGCGTTTTCGCCCAAATCTTCACATTCAAACTCGATACGCATAAAAAATGTGCCGCCCGCCGGATCCGTAGAATATTGATTGGATTCCACGATATTCGCTCCCTGGCTATATAAAAACTTCGAAACGGCAGCCACAATTCCCGGCTTGTCCGGACAGCTGATCAGCAGCCTTCCTTTGTTGCCGTTTAGTACGGGTTCACTCTTTTGCATGCTCTCCATTCTCCTCTGCCTTTTTAATATCTGAGTATACGGGAATGTGAGGAAAAAGGGAAATGATGCGTTGGGGTGGTGGCTAGTCTTCGAAGGTGAGATGGTAGGTTCTTCCTCTTTGGTTTCCTTCAGTCTCTGTTGAAATAGATTGAAGGATTCGACTGGCCAAGGGGTTTGAATTAATTTTTAGGAAGTCCCGAGCTTCACGGTTTGAAATGGTTGATTGGATGAGGTAACTGTAATCTCTCAAAGCCTCAATATGCGCAGTTTTACAGGTATGTAAGCATTGAGCACAAAGCCAAGTACCATGCACTCTTTCCATTGGTATTTGAAAGCATTCGGGACAATGGACCCCTTTAATAATATCTTTTGAATGAATATTGAATTGTTCCATAACAGAGGAATCAGA
This genomic stretch from Fictibacillus marinisediminis harbors:
- a CDS encoding DUF2087 domain-containing protein, producing the protein MLISDLFWEASLEDLKKGYVEEHHHFVCLLCGNIIEKGIIYPENDVLYEAEKYMTLHIGRDHCSVFEYLIGLNKKLTGLTDHQNRLLRLFYEGKSDEEIKQEMEVSSTSTIRNHRFVLKEKERQAKMLLTMMELLKEKDQHAPPMIAPHQTATMIDDRYNVTKEEKEKMVKKFFIEGTTALKAFPSKEKQKLVVLREITSLFSSDTTYTEKDVNEILKTVYHDYVTLRRYMIAYGFLDRKADGSSYWLKK
- the purU gene encoding formyltetrahydrofolate deformylase yields the protein MESMQKSEPVLNGNKGRLLISCPDKPGIVAAVSKFLYSQGANIVESNQYSTDPAGGTFFMRIEFECEDLGENAPNLKEAFTAIAESFEMDWRLSLASQLKKTAIFVSKEPHCLLELLWEYQSGELDAEIALVVSNHEDSRTLVESLGIPYHYIPANKDIRKEVEEKQLQLLEEYQIELIVLARYMQILTPDFVSKHPNRIINIHHSFLPAFIGAKPYERAYGRGVKLIGATSHYVTNDLDEGPIIEQGVERVSHHHNAEDLKRIGRSVERSVLARAVNWHLQDRVIVHENKTIVFH
- a CDS encoding nucleoside transporter C-terminal domain-containing protein produces the protein MYFLMNLLGVLVVVGVVYLCSPNRKNVKWKSIGILFAVELLITWFMLGTKIGTKVIDQFASFFSWLIACANDGTAFVFPSVMANKNIDFFFSALLPIIFVVTFFDILSYFGILTWIIDKVGWVISKISGLPKLESFFSIQMMFLGNTEALAVIRQQLVVLKQHRLLTFGLMSMSSISGSIIGAYLTMVPATYVFAAIPLNCLNALLLASILHPVDVAKEEDVVYVPPKEEKKDFFSTISNSMLVGIRMVIVILAMVIGYVALTSALNGILGFFINGLTIQKIFSFIFSPFAFLLGLPVHDAMYVAKLMGIKLATNEFVAMMDLKNQLNNLPPHTIAVATTFLTSFANFSTVGMIYGTYNSILGEEKSTIIGKNVWKLLVSGMAVSLLSAMLVGLFVW